The Dissulfurirhabdus thermomarina DNA window ACGACGAGGCGTGAGGGCGTCGCGGCCATCGGGGAGCGGGGTCGCGGGCGTGCCGCCAGCGGGGCACCTCCCCGGCCGCCGGGCCCGAAGATCTTGCGCCGTGCACGTGGCCGCCCGGCCGCGGCGGGGCGTGAACCCGTTGCGAGTCCACCAGGGATGAAACGAGTCGGCGTCATCGGGGCGGGGAGCTGGGGCACGGCCTTGGCCCTGTTGCTGGCCCGGAAGGGCCACGAGGTGGTCCTATGGGCGCGCCGGCCCGTTCACGCCAGCAAGCTCGACCGCAGCCGGGAAAATGCCTCCTATCTTCCGGGGTTTCCGCTCCCGCCCGAGATGGTGATCACCTCGGACCTCGCCGACGTGGCGGAGGCGGAACTCCTCCTCGTGGTGGTCCCCTCCCACGGGCTGCGGGAGGTGGCTGGGGCGCTGGCCCCGCACCTGTCGGGGGGCGGCCCGAAGGCCGTGGTCTCCGCCGCCAAGGGCATCGAGAACGGGACCCTCCGGACCATGACCGACGTGCTCCAGGAGGAGCTGCCGCCCGAGGCGGGGGCCCGGGTGGCGGTGCTCTCCGGCCCGAGTTTCGCCCGCGAGGTGGCCGCCGATCTCCCCACCGCGGTGACCGTGGCGGCCCAGGACCACCGGGTGGCCGCCTGGGTCCAGGAGGTCATGGCCACCGGGAGCTTCCGGGTCTACACCAGCACCGACGTGGTGGGGGTGCAGCTCGGCGGGGCCCTCAAGAACGTCATGGCCGTGGCCGCCGGGATCTCCGACGGCCTCGGGTTCGGCACCAACACCCGGGCCGCCCTGGTGACCCGGGGGCTGGCCGAGATGGCCCGTCTCGGCGTGCGGCTCGGGGCCAATCCCCTGACCTTCGCCGGTCTGGCGGGCCTGGGGGACCTGGTCCTCACCTGTACCGGGGATCTCAGCCGGAACCGGCAGGTGGGGCTCCGGCTCGGCCGGGGGGAGGCC harbors:
- a CDS encoding NAD(P)H-dependent glycerol-3-phosphate dehydrogenase, translating into MKRVGVIGAGSWGTALALLLARKGHEVVLWARRPVHASKLDRSRENASYLPGFPLPPEMVITSDLADVAEAELLLVVVPSHGLREVAGALAPHLSGGGPKAVVSAAKGIENGTLRTMTDVLQEELPPEAGARVAVLSGPSFAREVAADLPTAVTVAAQDHRVAAWVQEVMATGSFRVYTSTDVVGVQLGGALKNVMAVAAGISDGLGFGTNTRAALVTRGLAEMARLGVRLGANPLTFAGLAGLGDLVLTCTGDLSRNRQVGLRLGRGEALQAILDDMNMVAEGVKTSRAARDLAARHGVEMPITEQVCRVLHEGFDPREAVRELMLRPPRAEAEFV